A single genomic interval of Stieleria maiorica harbors:
- a CDS encoding DNA repair ATPase, whose protein sequence is MPDSQLAAGTYEVLRNRLRDAADDLRSRLAKLNESRAEVFGNIETKLISTERVTTEHNCVPRDLVSVGDQFLFGYNVQFGLKTEIELSDVFSAYRFEDNQFHEATLDLIGDSRFHNDFSELYRFYKDTRFSRFYRSGPILHMVFQVGKTNRDIKSFKWRVTSDAIEYIDNRSEHEVKEPAQHEFRWTRTTRDQHHYGEHPHISIEDIVFVETVGGDLTIKVENNTSSGEGIYAEPVDNPDQTLDDAEIYYAVLGNLVLLKMKPYQEDRFRYLVFNSKIQQAIRLDEIAEACVMLPGDQGLIFPGGYYLQTGEFKRFETGLSDMRYQRTVAASNGEDYLYLFYAPTSGTYVQLRYNLIKQTVDTPLICHGQTFFERGEMVCFRGQEEAQKHHAVQIWQTPFTGPNFVPENQTDSLLFKIGNKEIVRGMAECSELLQLIDKDDSYEGLYVDLNKKSSDVLDSYFWIDKPETEKLAEPLQKIREASNAAVEEFDKVVRARRETDSRTKEVSAAIEALIKKIERSRFESIDDFVTSLAELRTQRGHALGLKELRYVDLELVDQLETATAERSERLSRRCVDFLLTPGALDPYINRIAAAKDRVAEVATVAESKSLGEEIDAAASQLELLTETVSNLRIDDATKRTEIIDAIGDVFASVNRVRSALKARTSELVGVEGRAEFASQLKLLEQTTSGYLDVCDSPDRCDEYLTKVMVQLEELEGKFAEFDDFIEQLAVRREEVYAAFESRKVQLVEKRNRRAESLASAADRILKGIDNRVRSMESADDIAAYFAGDLMVEKVRDIIDQLQELDDAVRVGDLQSRMKTIREDSVRQLKDRQDLYEDGGHIIRLGKQKFAVNTQPLDLTTVLRNDAMCLHLTGTQFFAPLEDPALSDAKDLWNQELISENRDVYRAEFLAVDLFNNRNSHGPALTAEAVDAGWIQSKIGGRFDQGYAKGVHDHDAAMILAALLQIDARIDLLGHPPSVRAAGLLWFEKLLDSKTRDAMTDWIGGFAKLAKAYPQAEPAVEFRQRLAELAQQDHPLWGPLFDHNVTSEGIANYLFDQLVHNEPEVVCSARAAGLYKAFTDSVPEVDRQTLLEAAMKSNESDPVRSFVLARNWAKAFLANHDGDNQVDPAHYYLDELAWIILSGDLSRQRIAEVEIATSLGGLVGNHDRIQGGKMVVHYHELLRRVGRYMLDIVPRYRKLNETKSRLVDAARDDMRLDEFKPRVLTSFVRNRLLDEVYLPLIGDNLAKQMGAAGENKRTDRMGLLLLISPPGYGKTTLMEYIANRLGLVFMKINGPAIGHQVTSLDPAEAPNAAAKEEVERLNLALEMGDNVMLYLDDIQHTHPEFLQKFISLCDATRKIEGVSNGKTRTYDLRGRRVSVVMAGNPYTESGERFQIPDMLSNRADVYNLGEIIGDSADAFEMSYLENCLTSNTTLAPLSSASPDDARAIIRAAERDTMEGIELQGNFSPDQVRDMYEVMRKLLQVRDVVLRVNRAYIRSAAQADAYRTEPPFKLQGSYRNMNRMAEKVASVMNAKELQSLIVSSYEQDAQTLTTDNEANVLKFKELMGILTPEEKERWDSIKYSFVESIRMQGLDSEDQAGQLMRQLASMRDGLESIRQVISRAIAASGDGSEERMDARIDSLRHSLTASADQLAATLKTTGEQLQRISEHQANAQPPDQKVFVQHKVPRVLADLIKGQFHLMQEWLRPILSESIDNGRDLERLKEQLDAMRANYREIESTFDAASGDEPA, encoded by the coding sequence ATGCCCGACTCCCAACTCGCCGCCGGCACCTACGAAGTTCTCCGCAATCGTTTGCGTGATGCCGCCGACGACCTGCGTTCCCGGCTTGCCAAACTGAACGAGTCGCGGGCGGAAGTCTTTGGCAATATCGAGACCAAGTTGATCTCGACCGAACGTGTCACCACCGAACACAACTGCGTCCCGCGCGACCTGGTTTCCGTCGGCGATCAGTTCCTGTTCGGATACAACGTCCAGTTCGGATTGAAGACGGAAATCGAACTCTCGGATGTTTTTTCGGCCTACCGGTTCGAAGACAACCAGTTCCACGAGGCGACGTTGGATCTGATCGGTGATTCGCGTTTCCACAACGATTTCAGCGAGCTGTATCGGTTCTACAAAGACACGCGGTTTTCACGGTTCTATCGCTCCGGCCCGATCCTGCACATGGTGTTTCAGGTCGGCAAGACGAACCGCGACATCAAGTCGTTTAAATGGCGGGTCACGTCCGATGCGATCGAGTATATCGACAACCGCAGCGAACACGAAGTCAAAGAGCCCGCCCAGCACGAGTTTCGCTGGACGCGCACGACCCGCGATCAACATCACTACGGTGAACACCCCCACATCTCGATCGAAGACATCGTGTTTGTGGAAACCGTCGGCGGTGACCTGACCATCAAGGTCGAAAACAACACCAGCAGCGGCGAAGGCATCTATGCCGAACCGGTCGATAACCCCGACCAAACGCTCGATGACGCGGAAATCTACTACGCGGTCTTGGGCAACCTGGTGTTGCTGAAAATGAAACCTTACCAGGAAGACCGCTTCCGGTACCTGGTTTTCAACAGCAAGATCCAGCAGGCGATCCGATTGGACGAAATCGCCGAGGCCTGCGTCATGCTGCCGGGCGACCAAGGGCTGATCTTCCCCGGCGGCTACTACCTGCAAACCGGCGAATTCAAACGGTTCGAAACCGGACTCAGCGACATGCGTTATCAACGCACCGTCGCCGCCTCCAACGGTGAAGACTACCTGTACCTGTTCTACGCGCCGACCTCCGGGACCTACGTCCAACTGCGCTACAACCTGATCAAACAAACCGTCGACACGCCGCTGATCTGTCACGGACAAACCTTCTTCGAACGCGGCGAGATGGTCTGTTTCCGCGGCCAAGAAGAAGCCCAAAAACACCACGCCGTGCAGATCTGGCAGACGCCCTTCACCGGCCCCAATTTCGTCCCCGAAAACCAAACCGATTCGCTGCTGTTCAAAATCGGCAACAAGGAGATCGTCCGGGGGATGGCCGAGTGCAGCGAACTGCTGCAGCTGATCGACAAAGACGACAGCTACGAGGGCCTGTACGTCGATCTGAACAAGAAATCGTCCGACGTCCTGGACAGCTACTTTTGGATCGACAAGCCGGAAACGGAAAAGCTGGCCGAACCGCTGCAAAAGATTCGCGAAGCGTCCAATGCGGCGGTCGAAGAATTCGACAAGGTCGTCCGGGCCCGGCGCGAGACGGATTCGCGAACCAAAGAGGTCTCCGCGGCGATCGAGGCGCTGATCAAGAAGATCGAACGCAGCCGTTTCGAATCGATCGATGATTTCGTGACCTCGCTGGCCGAACTGCGAACTCAGCGCGGGCACGCTTTGGGGCTGAAGGAACTCCGCTACGTCGATTTGGAACTTGTCGACCAGCTCGAAACCGCCACGGCCGAGCGCAGCGAACGGTTGAGCCGTCGCTGTGTCGACTTTCTGCTCACCCCCGGCGCCCTGGATCCCTACATCAATCGCATCGCCGCGGCCAAGGATCGCGTGGCGGAAGTCGCGACGGTAGCCGAATCGAAGTCGCTGGGCGAAGAAATCGACGCCGCCGCATCGCAGTTGGAATTGTTGACCGAAACGGTCAGCAACCTGCGCATCGACGACGCGACCAAACGCACCGAAATCATCGACGCGATCGGCGACGTGTTTGCCTCGGTCAACCGTGTTCGCAGCGCGCTCAAAGCTCGCACGTCCGAGTTGGTCGGTGTGGAAGGCCGCGCCGAGTTTGCGTCCCAATTGAAATTGTTGGAACAAACCACGTCGGGCTATCTGGACGTCTGCGACAGCCCCGATCGCTGCGACGAATACCTGACCAAGGTGATGGTGCAGCTGGAGGAGCTGGAAGGCAAGTTCGCCGAGTTCGATGACTTTATCGAACAACTGGCCGTCCGCCGCGAAGAGGTTTACGCGGCGTTCGAATCACGCAAGGTGCAACTGGTCGAGAAACGCAACCGCCGCGCCGAGTCGCTGGCCTCGGCGGCCGATCGGATCCTCAAAGGCATCGACAACCGCGTGCGTTCGATGGAGTCGGCCGACGACATCGCGGCCTACTTTGCCGGCGATTTGATGGTCGAAAAGGTCCGCGACATCATCGACCAACTGCAGGAACTCGATGACGCCGTGCGGGTCGGCGATCTGCAAAGCCGGATGAAAACCATCCGCGAGGATTCGGTGCGTCAGCTGAAGGATCGGCAAGACCTGTACGAAGACGGCGGCCACATCATCCGTTTGGGAAAACAGAAGTTCGCCGTCAACACCCAGCCGCTTGATCTGACCACGGTACTGCGCAACGACGCAATGTGCCTGCACCTGACCGGCACCCAGTTTTTTGCACCGCTGGAGGATCCGGCGCTGTCGGACGCCAAGGATCTGTGGAACCAAGAGTTGATCAGCGAAAACCGCGACGTCTACCGCGCGGAATTCCTGGCCGTGGACCTGTTCAACAACCGAAACTCACACGGCCCGGCGTTGACCGCCGAAGCCGTCGACGCCGGCTGGATTCAATCGAAGATCGGTGGGCGATTCGACCAGGGTTACGCCAAAGGGGTGCACGACCACGACGCCGCGATGATCCTCGCTGCGCTGCTGCAGATCGACGCCCGGATCGACCTGCTGGGGCATCCCCCCAGCGTTCGTGCGGCCGGCTTGCTGTGGTTTGAGAAACTGCTGGATTCGAAAACACGCGACGCGATGACCGATTGGATCGGCGGTTTTGCGAAATTGGCCAAAGCCTACCCGCAGGCCGAACCGGCGGTGGAATTTCGTCAGCGGCTGGCCGAATTGGCCCAGCAAGACCATCCACTGTGGGGGCCGCTGTTCGATCACAACGTCACCTCCGAGGGAATCGCCAACTATCTGTTCGACCAATTGGTGCACAACGAACCCGAGGTCGTGTGCAGCGCCCGTGCCGCCGGATTGTACAAAGCGTTCACAGACTCGGTGCCCGAAGTCGATCGTCAAACGCTGCTCGAAGCCGCGATGAAAAGCAATGAAAGCGATCCGGTTCGATCCTTTGTCTTGGCACGCAACTGGGCGAAAGCGTTCTTGGCCAATCACGACGGCGACAACCAAGTCGATCCGGCTCACTACTACCTGGACGAACTGGCGTGGATCATTTTGTCCGGCGACCTCTCACGGCAGCGAATCGCCGAGGTCGAAATCGCGACCTCGCTGGGCGGATTGGTGGGCAACCACGATCGGATCCAAGGCGGCAAGATGGTCGTCCACTATCACGAACTGCTTCGTCGCGTCGGGCGTTACATGTTGGACATCGTACCGCGGTATCGAAAACTGAACGAAACCAAATCCAGGCTCGTCGACGCCGCCCGCGACGACATGCGGCTGGACGAATTCAAGCCACGCGTGTTGACCAGCTTTGTCCGCAACCGTTTGCTGGACGAAGTCTACCTGCCGTTGATCGGCGACAACCTGGCCAAACAAATGGGCGCCGCCGGCGAAAACAAACGCACCGACCGAATGGGGTTGCTGCTGCTAATTTCACCGCCCGGTTACGGCAAAACGACATTGATGGAATACATCGCCAATCGACTCGGGTTGGTGTTCATGAAAATCAACGGCCCGGCGATCGGGCATCAGGTCACGTCCCTCGACCCCGCCGAAGCACCCAACGCCGCGGCCAAGGAAGAAGTCGAACGATTGAATCTGGCGCTCGAGATGGGCGACAACGTGATGTTGTACTTGGATGACATCCAACACACCCATCCCGAGTTCCTGCAAAAGTTCATCTCGTTGTGTGACGCGACACGAAAGATCGAGGGCGTCAGCAACGGCAAAACAAGAACCTATGACCTGCGGGGCCGCAGGGTGTCGGTCGTGATGGCCGGCAATCCCTACACCGAAAGCGGCGAGCGGTTTCAGATTCCGGACATGTTGTCCAACCGCGCCGACGTCTACAACCTGGGCGAGATCATCGGGGATTCTGCCGACGCGTTCGAGATGAGCTACCTGGAAAATTGCTTGACCAGCAACACCACGCTGGCCCCGCTTTCCTCCGCTTCACCCGACGATGCCCGCGCCATCATCCGCGCCGCCGAACGCGACACGATGGAAGGCATCGAACTGCAAGGCAACTTCTCGCCCGACCAGGTCCGCGACATGTACGAAGTGATGCGGAAACTGCTTCAAGTCCGCGATGTCGTGTTGCGGGTCAATCGGGCCTACATCCGCAGCGCCGCCCAGGCCGACGCCTATCGCACCGAGCCGCCGTTCAAATTGCAGGGCAGCTATCGGAACATGAATCGCATGGCGGAAAAGGTCGCCAGCGTGATGAACGCCAAGGAACTGCAATCGCTGATCGTCAGCAGCTACGAACAAGACGCCCAGACGTTGACGACCGACAACGAAGCGAACGTGCTGAAGTTCAAGGAACTGATGGGCATCCTGACACCGGAAGAGAAAGAACGCTGGGATAGCATCAAGTATTCGTTCGTCGAAAGCATCCGCATGCAGGGTCTGGACAGCGAGGACCAGGCGGGACAATTGATGCGTCAATTGGCGTCGATGCGGGACGGATTGGAATCCATTCGCCAGGTCATCTCCCGAGCGATCGCGGCCAGCGGGGACGGCAGCGAAGAACGCATGGATGCGAGAATCGATTCACTGCGTCACAGCCTGACCGCTTCGGCCGATCAACTCGCCGCGACGCTCAAAACAACCGGGGAGCAGCTGCAACGCATCAGCGAACATCAAGCAAACGCCCAACCGCCCGATCAAAAGGTCTTTGTGCAACACAAGGTCCCTCGCGTGTTGGCGGATTTGATCAAAGGACAA
- a CDS encoding flotillin family protein, which produces MTWSTLATPLLAEGLLTSVLIGVGILFVVLLGIVATIKKCYMVVGPDQAIVKTGMGKMDVVTGNGMLIVPVIHRYELMDLSLKSFEISRQGSEGLICKDNIRADIKVAFFIRVDSSEEEMKEVAASIGARRCSELETLRELFDAKFSEALKTVGKQFDFVELYDERDKFKDEILKVIGTDLNGYRLDDAAIDYLEQTPLELLSPNNILDAEGIKKITELTSAEKVKENQFTRDKEKTLKKQDVEAEETILALERQRVEAVEKQKREIAEITAREQASARKVEEEQRLEAERARIATEEELGIASENRDRQILVAQRNKEKTDAVELERVNRDRDLEATERLRVVGVAEVEKEKAIETEKRNIQEVIRERVAVERAVVEEQERIKDTEEIAKAERAKKVQITAAEMKAEEELIRQTKLAQAEKESSELLAEKIRIEAEAKRDAAEKETAAAKMLAEADAAKAAAAGLAEARVQEAKAVSLEKEGSAQATVLEKKAVAEAKGIEAKAAAVEKQGMAEASVELEKYRSEATGITEKAEAMKIFDSVGKEHEEFKLKLNKEKEVEIAAIDAQRGIAESQAGVVGEALKAARIDIVGGDGEFFDQITSAVKGGKAIDRFVYNSRVATDIKDTFFDGNAEYFRDQLTKMIGQFNLDTDGVKDLSIAALIAKMMGMADTDDMRSQLTSLLGMAGSANIADQKTSRLLGGSSDNGKKLKGGLA; this is translated from the coding sequence ATGACTTGGAGTACTCTTGCGACCCCGCTGCTGGCCGAAGGCCTGCTGACGAGTGTCCTGATCGGCGTCGGGATTCTCTTTGTGGTGCTTCTAGGCATCGTCGCGACCATCAAGAAGTGTTACATGGTGGTCGGCCCGGACCAAGCGATCGTCAAAACCGGGATGGGCAAGATGGATGTCGTCACCGGCAACGGCATGTTGATCGTCCCGGTGATCCATCGTTACGAACTGATGGACCTGTCGCTGAAAAGTTTTGAAATCAGCCGCCAGGGCAGCGAAGGTTTGATCTGTAAAGACAACATCCGCGCGGACATCAAAGTCGCCTTCTTCATCCGCGTCGACAGCAGCGAAGAAGAGATGAAGGAGGTCGCCGCATCGATCGGCGCCCGTCGCTGTTCGGAACTTGAAACACTTCGTGAACTGTTCGACGCCAAATTCTCCGAAGCATTAAAGACGGTCGGCAAGCAATTTGACTTTGTCGAACTGTACGACGAACGCGACAAGTTCAAGGACGAAATCCTGAAGGTCATCGGCACCGACTTGAACGGATACCGGCTCGACGACGCGGCGATCGATTATCTGGAACAAACTCCCCTGGAACTGCTCTCGCCCAACAACATCCTGGACGCCGAGGGGATCAAGAAGATCACCGAACTGACCAGTGCCGAAAAGGTCAAGGAAAACCAGTTCACCCGCGACAAGGAAAAGACGCTCAAGAAGCAGGACGTCGAAGCCGAAGAGACCATCCTCGCGTTGGAGCGCCAACGCGTCGAAGCGGTTGAGAAACAGAAACGCGAAATCGCCGAAATCACCGCCCGCGAACAGGCCTCGGCCCGAAAGGTCGAAGAGGAACAGCGACTGGAAGCCGAACGGGCCCGGATCGCGACCGAAGAAGAACTCGGCATCGCCTCGGAGAACCGAGACCGTCAAATCCTGGTCGCCCAGCGGAACAAGGAAAAAACCGACGCCGTCGAACTCGAACGCGTCAATCGAGACCGTGACCTGGAAGCCACCGAACGCCTGCGGGTGGTCGGCGTCGCCGAAGTCGAAAAGGAAAAGGCGATCGAAACCGAAAAGCGAAACATCCAAGAGGTGATTCGCGAACGCGTCGCCGTCGAACGAGCGGTCGTCGAAGAGCAAGAACGCATCAAGGACACCGAAGAAATCGCCAAGGCCGAGCGAGCAAAAAAGGTTCAAATCACTGCGGCGGAAATGAAGGCCGAAGAAGAGCTGATTCGCCAAACCAAGTTGGCCCAAGCGGAAAAGGAATCCAGCGAGCTGTTGGCCGAAAAGATCCGCATCGAGGCGGAAGCCAAACGCGATGCGGCGGAGAAAGAAACGGCGGCCGCCAAGATGCTGGCCGAAGCCGACGCCGCCAAGGCCGCTGCGGCCGGATTGGCCGAAGCACGCGTGCAAGAAGCCAAAGCGGTCAGCCTGGAAAAAGAAGGGTCGGCCCAAGCGACCGTCCTGGAAAAGAAAGCGGTTGCCGAAGCCAAGGGCATCGAAGCCAAAGCGGCCGCGGTCGAAAAACAAGGCATGGCCGAAGCCAGCGTCGAACTGGAAAAGTATCGCAGCGAGGCGACCGGTATCACCGAAAAGGCCGAAGCGATGAAGATCTTCGACAGCGTCGGAAAGGAACACGAAGAGTTCAAGCTGAAGCTGAACAAGGAAAAGGAAGTCGAGATCGCGGCGATCGATGCCCAGCGTGGCATCGCCGAAAGCCAAGCCGGTGTGGTCGGCGAAGCACTCAAGGCCGCTCGCATCGACATCGTCGGCGGCGACGGCGAGTTCTTCGACCAGATCACTTCGGCCGTCAAGGGCGGAAAAGCGATCGACCGATTCGTCTACAACAGCCGCGTCGCGACCGACATCAAGGACACGTTCTTCGATGGCAACGCGGAGTACTTTCGTGATCAGCTGACGAAAATGATCGGACAGTTCAACTTGGACACCGACGGCGTCAAAGACCTGTCCATCGCGGCGTTGATCGCCAAGATGATGGGCATGGCCGACACCGACGACATGCGATCGCAATTGACCAGTCTGCTCGGGATGGCCGGATCGGCCAACATCGCCGACCAAAAAACCAGCCGACTGCTGGGCGGCAGTTCCGACAATGGTAAAAAACTGAAAGGCGGTTTAGCGTAA
- a CDS encoding OB-fold-containig protein: MTAVEEVLTDLANRMFVGPVWPASILVCLMVMYTLVALVGLIELDLGAPDIDLDADLDMDVDLGTPDLDAVDFDVAGGDAEVGHPVGLDFLGGFAATTVRWSNFGRVPLVIWFGAFTVLFWMVSYGLWHGFDASRYQPIWLPSVLLAARNFVIAVVATKFVTQPVVGKFSPEPGYDKDRLLGATCEISSIEASPSFGQAKFRTNAAPLLLNVRTTGAVIPKGTEVRITEFDPTKRIYTVTELEPENQS; this comes from the coding sequence ATGACCGCTGTGGAAGAAGTGCTGACAGATCTCGCCAATCGAATGTTCGTCGGTCCCGTCTGGCCGGCGTCGATTCTGGTTTGCCTGATGGTGATGTACACCCTGGTGGCCTTGGTCGGGTTGATCGAATTGGATTTGGGGGCGCCTGACATCGATCTGGACGCCGACTTGGACATGGACGTGGACCTCGGCACGCCGGATTTGGACGCGGTCGATTTCGATGTCGCCGGCGGCGATGCCGAAGTCGGACATCCGGTCGGCCTCGATTTCCTGGGCGGGTTTGCGGCCACGACGGTCCGCTGGTCCAACTTCGGACGCGTGCCGTTGGTGATCTGGTTCGGGGCGTTCACCGTCCTGTTCTGGATGGTCTCCTACGGCCTCTGGCACGGATTCGACGCCTCACGGTATCAACCGATCTGGCTGCCTTCGGTCCTGCTGGCGGCGCGCAACTTTGTCATCGCCGTGGTGGCGACCAAGTTCGTCACCCAGCCGGTGGTCGGAAAGTTTTCGCCCGAGCCCGGTTACGACAAAGACCGGTTGCTCGGGGCGACATGCGAAATTTCGTCGATCGAGGCATCCCCCAGCTTTGGGCAAGCTAAGTTTCGGACGAATGCCGCTCCGCTTTTGTTAAATGTCCGCACAACGGGGGCAGTGATTCCGAAAGGGACGGAAGTGCGGATTACAGAGTTTGACCCAACCAAACGGATCTACACCGTTACTGAACTTGAACCGGAGAACCAATCGTGA
- a CDS encoding site-2 protease family protein, producing the protein MWRRRLKLGTYFRIGVYVHWSFALLVAYVAYAGYQDGVVGTVFGVTLLLGMFLCVTLHEYGHALMARRFGIETMDITLFPIGGVARLMKIPRIPWQEFLVAVAGPAVNVVIVLFLAAVLFVFSGFGLPSLGELVTQPDAIDRYIETLNSPTPLGYLMSMMLVNTALILFNMIPAFPMDGGRVLRSILAMGIEYRRATRIASYIGVVCAVVMGSLALYNGVVTAGLIAVFICYAGLSEARQVDAIEPLRDLTIRDAMLHQPPFLTMETELGELLPTLRSCPTTAVPVVGLDDFVVGILALEDVSAALREGADPTTTVGQLARHDAPILSPEESLESVVTRPLDGCRQFAVADDRGRLVGLLDLDTLRVRSGLVG; encoded by the coding sequence GTGTGGCGACGACGACTTAAACTGGGAACTTACTTTCGAATCGGCGTCTACGTCCACTGGTCGTTCGCCCTTTTGGTCGCCTACGTGGCCTATGCAGGATACCAGGACGGCGTCGTCGGGACGGTCTTCGGCGTCACGCTTTTGTTGGGCATGTTTCTGTGCGTGACGCTGCATGAATACGGCCACGCCTTGATGGCCCGGCGGTTCGGCATTGAAACGATGGACATCACGCTGTTTCCCATCGGCGGTGTCGCTCGTTTGATGAAGATTCCGCGGATCCCCTGGCAAGAATTCTTGGTGGCGGTCGCCGGCCCGGCGGTCAATGTCGTCATCGTGTTGTTCTTGGCAGCCGTCTTGTTCGTCTTTTCCGGGTTCGGGTTGCCATCGCTGGGCGAATTAGTGACGCAACCGGACGCCATCGATCGTTACATCGAAACGCTCAATTCGCCGACGCCGCTGGGCTATTTGATGAGCATGATGTTGGTCAACACGGCACTGATTCTGTTCAACATGATCCCCGCGTTTCCGATGGACGGAGGGCGGGTGCTGCGCAGCATTTTGGCGATGGGAATTGAATACCGCCGGGCGACGCGGATCGCGTCCTACATCGGCGTGGTGTGCGCGGTCGTGATGGGTTCGTTGGCGTTGTACAACGGCGTGGTCACGGCCGGATTGATCGCCGTGTTTATCTGTTACGCGGGGCTGTCCGAAGCGCGACAGGTCGATGCGATCGAACCGCTACGGGATCTGACGATCCGCGATGCGATGCTGCACCAGCCGCCTTTCCTGACGATGGAAACCGAACTCGGGGAATTGCTGCCGACGCTGCGATCGTGCCCGACGACCGCCGTGCCCGTCGTCGGTCTGGACGATTTTGTCGTCGGCATCCTGGCCCTGGAAGATGTATCGGCGGCGCTGCGCGAGGGCGCCGATCCGACGACCACGGTCGGCCAACTGGCGCGTCACGACGCGCCAATCCTGTCCCCGGAGGAATCGCTGGAATCCGTCGTCACGCGGCCGTTGGACGGTTGTCGGCAATTCGCCGTCGCCGACGATCGCGGTCGCCTGGTCGGGTTGCTGGATCTGGACACGCTCCGCGTCCGCTCGGGCCTGGTCGGCTAG
- a CDS encoding RbsD/FucU family protein, producing the protein MLRHKLIHPQISSILAASGHHSTILIADGNYPAASKRGPRAELVSLNLMPGVPTCNQVLEAVLSAIPVEAIQTMKTETEGPYALDGDPPVWDDYRATIKAEGLDLELEPIEKWDFYKAVSTEDHVLTIQTADQQRYANILLSVGVRM; encoded by the coding sequence ATGTTACGCCACAAACTGATTCACCCCCAGATCTCCTCCATCCTGGCAGCCTCGGGGCACCATAGCACCATTTTGATCGCCGACGGAAACTACCCCGCAGCGAGTAAACGCGGCCCCCGAGCCGAGCTGGTCAGTTTGAATCTAATGCCCGGCGTCCCGACCTGCAATCAGGTCCTCGAAGCGGTCTTGTCGGCCATCCCGGTCGAAGCGATCCAAACGATGAAGACCGAAACCGAGGGCCCCTACGCTTTGGACGGCGATCCGCCGGTGTGGGACGACTACCGCGCGACGATCAAAGCCGAGGGCTTGGATCTGGAACTGGAGCCGATCGAGAAGTGGGATTTCTACAAAGCGGTCAGCACCGAAGACCACGTGCTGACCATTCAAACGGCCGACCAGCAACGTTACGCCAACATCCTGCTCAGCGTCGGGGTGCGGATGTAG
- a CDS encoding glycosyltransferase family 2 protein: protein MSEQSNPTETRSSTAGIADGFQPALLEKGPTDVIDRVETTLREVEQACRRIEQDGKCAFDLSVIVPVYNERETLPKILERIDEVFSERTQTIVIDDASTDGTTQWLASLAPRANRTILLRGRNHGKGSAVRMGIRHSRGTIVAIQDADTEYDPIDLLQVIKPIQSGQADAVYGSRYLDGSDDPSLVHRLGNWALTAISNCMTGQQLTDMETCHKAFRGDLVRSIRIRECRFGFEPEITGKIADRGVTIAEVPTGYQYRSYDEGKKITWKDGVAALACMWRYRNPGWLSRAFAGGGRVLVRLPRLMLPDRR from the coding sequence ATGAGTGAACAATCCAATCCAACCGAAACACGATCGAGCACCGCAGGAATCGCCGATGGATTTCAACCTGCCCTACTCGAGAAAGGACCAACGGACGTGATCGATCGAGTCGAAACAACGCTGCGCGAAGTCGAACAGGCGTGTCGCCGGATCGAGCAGGACGGCAAGTGTGCGTTTGATCTAAGCGTGATCGTTCCGGTCTACAACGAACGCGAGACGTTGCCGAAAATCCTGGAGCGTATCGACGAAGTGTTTTCGGAGCGGACGCAGACGATCGTGATTGATGATGCCAGCACCGACGGCACGACGCAGTGGTTGGCATCACTTGCCCCACGTGCCAATCGCACGATCTTGTTGCGCGGACGAAACCACGGCAAAGGGTCCGCGGTCCGAATGGGGATACGACACAGTCGCGGAACGATCGTTGCGATCCAAGATGCGGATACCGAGTACGACCCGATCGACTTGCTGCAGGTCATCAAGCCGATTCAATCCGGCCAGGCCGATGCCGTCTACGGATCGCGGTATCTGGACGGCAGCGATGACCCGTCACTCGTTCATCGGCTGGGCAATTGGGCCCTGACGGCGATCAGCAACTGCATGACCGGCCAACAATTGACGGACATGGAGACTTGCCACAAAGCGTTCCGCGGCGACCTGGTGCGATCGATTCGAATCCGCGAATGTCGGTTCGGATTCGAGCCCGAAATCACCGGCAAGATCGCCGACCGCGGGGTCACGATCGCCGAAGTTCCCACGGGGTACCAGTACCGCAGCTACGACGAAGGCAAGAAAATCACCTGGAAGGACGGCGTCGCGGCCTTGGCGTGCATGTGGCGTTACCGCAACCCCGGTTGGTTGTCGCGGGCGTTTGCCGGCGGCGGCAGAGTGCTGGTTCGATTGCCGCGGTTGATGCTGCCTGATCGCAGATAA